The Plasmodium cynomolgi strain B DNA, scaffold: 0002, whole genome shotgun sequence genome includes the window ggatgaagcaaaaaaagaagaagtgaaGAAAGACGCAAAGAAAAGCGACTTAAAGAAAGACgtgaaaaaagaaccaaaaaagaaaaggacaaaTCAAAAGACATAAGAAGGGCAATATCATTAGATACCATTTATAAAAGTGATTTGGCAGGAAATGATGATGAAATGGAAGATGATAAATCTGATGAATGGAAAAGAACGAATGGAATAATTGGCTAGTTAAAACTGAAGAGGAttggaaattatttaatacaagcgttgaaaacaaaaaacagaTGGCTAGAAAAAGGGATAAAGAATTGGAAGTATGGCTAATGAATATGCAGAATAGGTGGATGCATTAtagacaaaatgaagaaaatgaatacaAAGCGGAAGCCATGAAGAACTCATCAACATGGGACGACAGCCAATGGGAGCAATGGATTAAaacagaggggaaaaaaggcttGGAAGcagatttgaaaaaatggttaaatgATAAAGAAACCTTTTTGGATGGATGGATTTCTAAAGAATGGGTTCAGtggaaaaacgaaagaatGCTTCAGTGGTTATCAGTTGATTGGAAACATAAGGAAGATGAGACTTTTGAGCATTATAAATCAAGCAAATTTACGAATGTGTTACAtataaagaagaagaaaaaatataccaaatggaaagaaagaacaaataaggaaaaggaagagtgGAATAATTGGgtaaaggggaaagaaaatttatatgtaaacaATAAATGGGATAAAtggttaaaatggaaaaaggatAAGCGCGCTGTGTATAATCAAAAGTTTGTATCCTTCATTAACAAATGGATAAGTAACAAACAGTGGACAGTATGGATTGAGGATCAAAAAGGTtcaactttgtaaaaaaagttctAAAATTATGGAAGTGGTGAAGTTAAGCGATTTTAGCAAATGgcattattttgtacatcaGTCATTTTACAGTGGCCTATATAAAACCGTGACCAGAGAAAAACTTATGAATGGTGAATATGAAAATGGAATGCATAACAAGTATAAACTGTACATTCCTTTCTTCTAGCATTATTCATGTGTATTTCTTCAAAGTGTTAGTACTGCACCTGTAAGGGACAAATAAGTGGATTGCAATGAAAACAAGTTGCAAGAATTGTTTAAAAGGGATGTATCATATATAAATCAGTCAATACTGTTATATGGTTAGGCACTTATATGTATGAATATATACTACCAAAAAGGTTAcgctattttctttttatatttatctcATAATATTGATTTGTGCTTTTATATATGGCTcctattaaattataaatttcccTATTTGATATCGCCttgatatttaaaaaatagtatacccataaatactttttatttttgtctcACATATTATACGTAATAAATACGCattaaaatatcattattTCTAATGAGTTTTCTTAgagtatttatatattttgtatttatgtTTTCGTATGTGTTTTTCgccaatttttcttttcttaccccccctttttattttttttttgttacttttaAATACATGCTTATTAATCATAATCAGAATTCtttgtttataaataaaaacaaaaattgcgTATCTGCAaagtttatgtttatttttgttatatagGTAGTTGTAGcactatatatacatatatatgtacatatcatgatatatgtataccagcatttttaatacctcggttaatattttattttactacaATGTGTAACCATATCTATCGCtatttcattatttcttAGTGGAAACTATATGCTGCATGTGCATAGTGTATTCCCATTGATCTGTTACTATACAGTTCGTGATGAGCATACTATTAAATGCATATTGAGTTTCAgtattcatttctttttttttgggggtgtgtgtgtgattttcatttaatacTAAATGGATTTGGCATTGAATAAGCATCTGTCCATTGTTATATGGACATAATAATGTttgttgttcatttgttgcattttaaatgaaattcaTCTTTCATCTTATTTTAGTTATGAGTCTTTCGCAAATTACCAAACTTGTGCAAATTCTTAAACTTGTGCAAATTATTAAACATATGCTAAATGTTAAACATTAATGAGATACTCAAAATAGCTTGCTTATTTGCTAGGTGTCTTTTACATGTGATGCAGAATTATCCTGTTTTCCAATTATTGAGTGGATTTGCAGAAATTTTTACTTCTAGAATTATTCtcaatttatattatacttTTCTTAAGTCACGCTTAAATTGCCCTAATTATTAGTAAAACAATTAAGACTCCAACCTTTATTATCCTTTTCAATTATACTTAAATGTGGCATTTTCTATTACCATTATTTTAGGACTTCTAATCCTGCTATGATAACTCTTGTTGTGTTTAATGTACCAAATATCCTTCTTCTTggactttattttattataactCTTCTTTTAAACAAATGATTCATCTTAACCACGAGGATACAGGTGCAGCACTGGATGATGTGCCAAATTATATGACACGACCCTATTTTAATGTTGCCTTAGGCTTCAAAATTAATAGGCTCTTGTAATTGTCTGGGAACATTTCTGCATGAAAAATCTATTCTTATACAGAATCGGCAATTAAGATgtttatgttatatataatatattttaactgTTTTTTACTTTGTCACTTAGTTTctatttttctaattttcaTTAGTTTATTAATTTAGAACATGGCATGAATATTAATGGATGATTTATTCCAATGGTGtattatctttttatttgatgATAAATTTGACTTACTTTCTGCAACACTTTTGGGTATTATCATAATATGTCCTTCTGGAAGTACAATTCATCATTTCTGCTTTCGCTCAGTTTTATCAATTATAACGACACCGAAGGGTGAAGGTCGAATAATGTAGTAATGTCTTGAATGTGAGCTTCATGTTGCTCTTAACTTTGTAATTTTGTGTGTACTTAgttttgaagaaattgaaagtaatttttgttacatacatttttgggAGCAATAATAAGATGAGGCATACAAAAAGTTATGCACTAGGTTTGCGTCTACTACTGGTGAGAAAATTTACGTTAACGTGACCTATTATATGGAATAATCTTATAATATGTCTACAGTCAACATATTTGTTGCACATAACTTGGAGCGCATATTAGTTTATTATCAAGTGgaatgttatttttaaacttttccaattttaatTCCTCGATGGAGCTTATTATTTAATAGAAAAACTCTAACATTTTGTGCAGGTCAATTTCACCATTCGATTGTTTAGTAGATAATTGTACACTATGTTAACGCTGTACCAGGTAGTAATTTCGTTACAGAACAGAGTagcctatttttttgattaaaattaattcttatattatttggattttttcataattttttttttatcactttgcATGTTTCATTCGCTTCTAGTGTATAACCCTTTTTTAGTActcctattttttctcttttaatTATTACCCAGTTATTCCTTAATTCGCtcagctatttttttttttttgcattttttccacaccTATTTTATGGCGCGTCGTAGaaattaaatgtatttttatttctatagAAGGAATTCCATATTCAGCTTTCTCAATAGAGAAAGAACTTGTGTATTTCTCATTTCAGTTTTTGCAATTTCTGCACAGAGAAAaataacttttatttttatgggGTTTCGAGggagtttaaaaaagtgcGATGATTTTTCTACACTAACGGATCCGTGCATGTTCCTGTGAATTATAAACCTAAAATGTTTCtatctttttctccttttaaaGACATTCAAACATAAGCAGatctaaataaaataacctGTTCATGTCTTAATTTAGTAAAAATAGTAGGCTGCGTCATGTCATAATTGCAATAATGGATATATGTGTCAAATATGgacaattttatattacGATATTGTTGTTAAAATATAGAGAGGTAGAGatatagaagaaaattttgtatcAATATAATGAAGGCAcacatttcttttattttttctcatgtaATATTTCCTGAACTTAGTTCCTTTGCTAAAATAGTGTACTTAGCATCATCCTTTTTGACAGATATGTAACGCAGCTATATAGTTATGTGTATACAACATGTAGGGCTTGTTCCACTACTATATTTGGTAGAAGTCAGAATAAAGTGCAACATTGGAATGTGCTCGTTATATGTAACACATTTCGAATGGGGAAAATGGAACAACTATTTCAAAGTATTTCTTCTAGGggtattctttttaaaaaaagcccCCATGTTTGTTCCTTATAAATTTAGTTTATTATACAGTCTAATTTTGGTAAAAaatctttctttctttttttttgttctgtatttattttctcttcgACCAATAGCTGTAGAGTAGACGTTATAGGTGAATCATATATTCGGGAAAGATGTAAAAACAAAGAATTCAAATTAAAACAagagttcatttttaaaatgagaaacaAATGAAAGAATTGTTGTTTTTCATGGTATAAATTGGTAAAAGCATTAAAATGGCCATTTAAACGTTTTGTATTGGGAATATGCTGGatataaattatgaaaataaagcagaacaaggacaaaaaaaaaaaaaaaaggcaaacagTATCGGTTAAAAGgcagaaaataatattgaaTTTAAACTATACATACTACTACATTACAATAATTATCACCATTtggagaaatatatatatatttctttttcttccttgctttcaggagaaaatatatgctcaaatattacaaatttgttttgttGGGCACTAATAACCCTTCCACCACGGTAACTGCATCATAACTTGAGCTATTTCAACTTGGCACATACTGAATAGCTCTTCTCTTAATTCAGTGCAAGCAGATTTATACTGCTCAGTCAATACCCTAAATTCATCCTTCGTTATGGATTTCTCCCTAGTGAGATCATAAAGGAGTTTTTCAAAAGAGTTTTCTTTCTTTGGTAGTTGTGTTTTTGCCACTTCATCAAAATATCcccatatattttttctaaaggTATCTTTTCTCActttatatttatgctttatttcatcatataaggttaaaaagtgatttataatatcataaaatttattttcttcgtttccACACACTTGCCACCATACGTTACGA containing:
- a CDS encoding tryptophan-rich antigen (Pv-fam-a;~putative), translated to MARKRDKELEVWLMNMQNRWMHYRQNEENEYKAEAMKNSSTWDDSQWEQWIKTEGKKGLEADLKKWLNDKETFLDGWISKEWVQWKNERMLQWLSVDWKHKEDETFEHYKSSKFTNVLHIKKKKKYTKWKERTNKEKEEWNNWVKGKENLYVNNKWDKWLKWKKDKRAVYNQKFVSFINKWISNKQWTVWIEDQKGSTFGLYKTVTREKLMNGEYENGMHNKYKLYIPFF